One part of the Tunicatimonas pelagia genome encodes these proteins:
- the gpmI gene encoding 2,3-bisphosphoglycerate-independent phosphoglycerate mutase gives MNKKAILMILDGWGIAENPEVSAVDQANTPFVDSLYDKYAHSQLQASGKAVGLPAGQMGNSEVGHMNLGAGRIVYQMLERINTAIEEGELKEKQPLQDAFKYAKENGKQVHFIGLISDGGVHSHINHVKGLCSTAAEAGVEKVFVHAFTDGRDTDPKAGKRYLEEVENHMAETTGKVATVIGRYYAMDRDKRWERTKLAYDALVHGKGSETESATEAIQQSYDDDTTDEFIKPIVITENGEPVAKIEEGDVVLSFNFRTDRARQITVALTQKEFPEQEMKPLDLHYLTMTEYDDTFKKVDILFDNKPIDRVLGEILAENGKKQIRIAETEKYPHVTFFFNCGREAEFEGEERIMCQSPKVATYDLQPEMSAYDIRDAIIPKVKEGNVDFICLNFANPDMVGHTGDFDAAVKACETVDECAKDVLTAALENGYAAIVLADHGNADCMKNPDGSPHTQHTTVPVPCFMVDNDYQGKLNDGKLGDIAPTILEIIGLEQPQEMSGESLLTK, from the coding sequence ATGAATAAGAAAGCCATTTTAATGATACTCGACGGCTGGGGCATTGCCGAAAACCCCGAAGTCTCAGCGGTAGACCAAGCCAATACCCCCTTTGTAGATTCGCTCTACGATAAATACGCCCACAGTCAATTGCAAGCCTCAGGTAAAGCAGTTGGACTACCCGCAGGACAGATGGGTAATTCCGAAGTCGGCCATATGAATTTGGGGGCGGGTCGGATTGTCTACCAAATGCTGGAGCGAATTAACACGGCGATTGAAGAAGGTGAACTGAAAGAGAAACAACCATTACAAGATGCCTTTAAGTACGCTAAAGAAAATGGCAAGCAAGTTCACTTCATCGGCCTGATTTCCGACGGCGGAGTACACTCCCATATTAATCACGTAAAAGGATTATGCTCTACTGCTGCTGAAGCCGGAGTAGAGAAAGTATTTGTTCACGCATTTACCGATGGGCGCGATACTGACCCCAAAGCGGGCAAACGTTACTTGGAAGAGGTAGAAAACCATATGGCCGAAACCACCGGAAAAGTGGCTACTGTAATTGGTCGGTACTACGCCATGGACCGGGACAAACGCTGGGAACGCACTAAACTTGCCTACGATGCTTTGGTTCACGGTAAGGGTAGCGAAACTGAAAGTGCTACCGAAGCCATTCAGCAGTCTTACGATGACGATACTACCGATGAGTTCATTAAGCCGATTGTGATTACGGAGAATGGCGAACCAGTAGCGAAAATTGAGGAAGGCGACGTCGTGCTATCGTTCAACTTCCGTACCGACCGGGCTCGGCAGATTACGGTGGCACTGACACAAAAGGAATTTCCCGAGCAGGAAATGAAACCACTGGATTTGCACTATCTCACTATGACGGAGTATGATGATACTTTTAAGAAAGTGGATATACTGTTCGATAATAAACCTATTGACCGGGTGTTGGGAGAAATTTTAGCGGAAAACGGCAAAAAGCAAATTCGGATTGCTGAAACTGAGAAGTATCCGCACGTAACCTTCTTTTTTAATTGTGGAAGAGAGGCCGAGTTTGAGGGCGAAGAACGCATTATGTGCCAGTCGCCCAAAGTAGCTACCTACGATCTGCAACCCGAAATGAGTGCTTACGATATTCGGGATGCGATTATCCCAAAGGTAAAAGAGGGTAACGTAGATTTTATCTGCCTCAACTTTGCTAACCCCGACATGGTAGGCCACACCGGAGATTTTGATGCCGCCGTAAAAGCCTGCGAAACGGTAGACGAATGTGCCAAAGATGTACTCACCGCCGCTCTGGAAAATGGCTACGCCGCTATTGTACTAGCCGACCACGGCAACGCCGATTGCATGAAAAATCCCGATGGTTCACCCCACACCCAGCATACTACGGTACCCGTTCCCTGCTTTATGGTAGATAACGATTACCAAGGGAAGCTGAACGATGGCAAACTTGGCGACATTGCCCCAACTATTTTGGAAATCATAGGATTGGAACAACCCCAAGAAATGAGTGGTGAATCTTTACTTACAAAGTAA
- a CDS encoding MOSC domain-containing protein yields the protein MSLQLSEIYIYPIKSLRGIAVSEALLTDRGLAYDRRWMLVDGQNFLTQRDFPQMAQMAVTLQNDSLKVSSPNQPHSLTIPLLPNAEAPITTVQVWGDLATGQHVSEEADAWFSDALGHSCTLVYMPDGSSRSATGRVSSREQLVSFADGYPALLIGQSSLDDLNNHFDEPVPMNRFRPNLVFIGGEAYEEDQWHEFTVGNAQCWAEKPCARCTVITIDQSTAKRGKEPLATLSKYRKQGNKVLFGQNIMFEVGKTISIGDPVQVQTYKPDIS from the coding sequence ATGTCTTTACAATTATCAGAAATCTATATTTATCCCATCAAATCATTGAGAGGTATTGCGGTGTCCGAAGCTTTACTAACTGACCGAGGACTGGCTTACGACCGTCGCTGGATGCTGGTGGATGGACAAAATTTTCTGACGCAACGCGACTTTCCACAAATGGCTCAGATGGCGGTTACCCTTCAAAACGATTCACTAAAAGTCTCATCGCCTAACCAACCTCACTCGCTGACTATCCCGTTATTACCCAATGCTGAAGCACCGATTACTACGGTTCAGGTGTGGGGCGATCTGGCTACTGGTCAGCATGTGAGCGAGGAGGCCGACGCTTGGTTTAGCGATGCGCTCGGGCATAGCTGTACGTTGGTGTACATGCCCGATGGCAGTTCGCGATCAGCTACCGGAAGAGTTAGTAGCCGGGAGCAGTTGGTGAGCTTTGCCGATGGCTATCCAGCTTTGCTCATTGGTCAATCTTCGTTGGATGATTTGAATAACCATTTTGATGAACCCGTACCGATGAACCGCTTTCGACCTAACTTGGTGTTTATCGGAGGTGAGGCCTACGAGGAAGATCAGTGGCACGAGTTCACCGTAGGCAATGCTCAATGCTGGGCAGAGAAACCCTGCGCCCGCTGTACGGTCATCACCATTGATCAAAGCACTGCCAAACGGGGTAAAGAACCTCTGGCTACGCTATCTAAATATCGTAAACAAGGTAATAAAGTGCTATTTGGCCAGAATATTATGTTCGAGGTAGGAAAAACCATTAGCATAGGCGATCCTGTCCAGGTGCAAACGTATAAGCCAGATATTTCATAA